The following proteins are co-located in the Micromonospora coriariae genome:
- a CDS encoding serine hydrolase, producing MTIRLNRRTALGLGTVATAGTVLGAAGPASAAETTEPRPTTPAQAARRVAASYSRLSTEAGGNWQAYVSVTDPAGPPVVAVAAEADRRIEAYSVNKIAVATAVLDKVDRGLLTLDQRVEVTAAIVVPGGDGIFSLDGAYPSSVTLGHVLATLLTVSDDTAVRLCGSVCPAAELNAILVGKGFPNTQVEPVANPNRFFLGTSTPRETHDLLRALVAGTLLSPASTAFLLGLLRAPVAFTDGIRRTMSSDERARIATKAGWFADARHEAGIIFDRSGAAVLTYALFADGQADPDDFGATHPAVQARAAMGPRFLAAVDRLAGAGTAYRIAARRPSNGG from the coding sequence CCGCAGGACGGCACTCGGGCTGGGCACGGTGGCCACCGCCGGTACGGTGCTCGGTGCCGCAGGCCCGGCGAGCGCCGCCGAGACGACCGAACCGAGGCCGACGACCCCGGCCCAGGCCGCCCGCCGGGTCGCCGCCAGCTACTCCCGGCTCAGCACCGAGGCCGGCGGCAACTGGCAGGCGTACGTCAGCGTCACCGACCCGGCCGGCCCGCCCGTGGTCGCTGTGGCCGCCGAGGCGGACCGGAGGATCGAGGCGTACAGCGTCAACAAGATCGCGGTCGCCACGGCGGTGCTCGACAAGGTCGACCGGGGGCTGCTCACCCTGGATCAGCGGGTCGAGGTGACCGCGGCGATCGTCGTACCGGGCGGCGACGGCATCTTCAGCCTGGACGGCGCGTACCCGAGCAGCGTGACCCTCGGGCACGTGCTGGCCACCCTGCTCACCGTCTCCGACGACACGGCGGTGCGGCTGTGCGGGTCGGTCTGCCCGGCCGCCGAGCTCAACGCCATCCTGGTCGGCAAGGGTTTCCCGAACACCCAGGTCGAGCCGGTGGCCAACCCGAACCGGTTCTTCCTCGGCACCAGCACCCCCCGGGAGACCCACGACCTGCTGCGCGCCCTGGTCGCCGGCACCCTGCTCTCCCCCGCCTCGACGGCGTTCCTGCTCGGGCTTCTGCGCGCCCCGGTGGCGTTCACCGACGGCATCCGGCGCACCATGTCCTCCGACGAGCGGGCCCGGATCGCCACCAAGGCGGGCTGGTTCGCCGACGCCCGGCACGAGGCCGGGATCATCTTCGACCGGTCCGGCGCCGCGGTGCTCACCTACGCGCTGTTCGCCGACGGGCAGGCCGACCCGGACGACTTCGGCGCCACGCACCCGGCGGTGCAGGCCCGGGCCGCCATGGGCCCCCGGTTCCTCGCCGCGGTGGACCGGCTCGCCGGTGCCGGCACGGCGTACCGGATCGCGGCCCGGCGGCCCAGCAACGGCGGCTGA
- a CDS encoding MBL fold metallo-hydrolase, with protein MAPAERTDVERSLGRRMGGAAGLAALAGLAWVARDVPAALGGRLAGARAERAARSPQFRDGTFHNQAGTRTMVADPGRNLLRELIFGKQKRRPSTAVPLLRPADEPAATGTDRELGVIWYGHASALVEIEGYRVLIDPVWSERCSPSAMVGPRRLHEPPVRLDELPRLDAILISHDHYDHLDMATVRELVARQSAPFLVPLGVGAHLDRWGVPADRIIELDWSDSHQIDGLKVTATPAQHFSGRGLRRDGTLWSSWVIEGRSRKVFYTGDSGYFDGYAAIGAEHGPFDVTLMQIGAYDRAWPSIHMFPEEAVDAHLDLRGGLFIPVHWATFNLALHDWSEPVNRLWAEAKARDVRLAVPRPGERVVVDDPPAVDGWWQSVA; from the coding sequence ATGGCACCAGCGGAACGCACGGACGTCGAACGGTCGCTCGGGCGACGGATGGGCGGCGCGGCAGGGCTGGCCGCGCTGGCCGGCCTGGCCTGGGTGGCCCGGGACGTGCCGGCGGCACTGGGCGGCCGGCTCGCCGGCGCCCGGGCCGAACGGGCGGCCCGCTCGCCCCAGTTCCGCGACGGCACCTTCCACAACCAGGCCGGCACCCGCACCATGGTCGCCGACCCGGGCCGCAACCTGCTCCGCGAGCTGATCTTCGGCAAGCAGAAGCGCCGCCCGAGCACAGCGGTCCCGCTGCTGCGTCCGGCCGACGAGCCGGCCGCCACCGGCACCGACCGGGAACTCGGCGTCATCTGGTACGGCCACGCCTCGGCGCTGGTGGAGATCGAGGGGTACCGGGTGCTCATCGACCCGGTGTGGAGCGAGCGCTGCTCGCCGTCGGCCATGGTCGGTCCCCGCCGGTTGCACGAACCGCCGGTACGCCTCGACGAGCTGCCCCGACTCGACGCGATCCTCATCTCCCACGACCACTACGACCACCTCGACATGGCCACCGTCCGGGAACTGGTCGCCCGGCAGTCCGCGCCGTTCCTGGTGCCGCTCGGGGTGGGGGCACACCTGGACCGGTGGGGCGTACCGGCCGACCGGATCATCGAGCTGGACTGGTCGGACAGCCACCAGATCGACGGTCTGAAGGTCACCGCCACGCCGGCCCAGCACTTCTCCGGCCGGGGGCTGCGCCGTGACGGCACGCTCTGGAGTTCCTGGGTGATCGAGGGCAGGTCCCGCAAGGTCTTCTACACCGGCGACTCCGGCTACTTCGACGGGTACGCGGCGATCGGCGCGGAGCACGGGCCGTTCGACGTGACGCTGATGCAGATCGGCGCCTACGACCGGGCCTGGCCGAGCATCCACATGTTCCCCGAGGAGGCCGTCGACGCGCACCTCGACCTGCGCGGCGGGCTGTTCATCCCGGTGCACTGGGCGACGTTCAACCTGGCGCTGCACGACTGGTCCGAGCCGGTGAACCGGCTGTGGGCCGAGGCGAAGGCCCGCGACGTGCGACTGGCCGTCCCCCGCCCCGGCGAGCGCGTGGTGGTCGACGACCCACCAGCCGTCGACGGCTGGTGGCAGTCGGTCGCCTGA